The following proteins are co-located in the Hippoglossus stenolepis isolate QCI-W04-F060 chromosome 23, HSTE1.2, whole genome shotgun sequence genome:
- the LOC118102905 gene encoding endothelin-1 receptor isoform X1: MCSGASDQGSGMGPRFSSRSTSKPWVFIAQLIVWCLVFAPPVGCHSNFSSLSDVMRSGLSDFHSTDSPLPPGAENQIQTPERDPRLVQETVNKPLVSLDSHKLKHSSKLRHKHDRNPHLPSTNSSVAARELPASPPRCIHVTSINVAFKYINTVISCVIFAVGIIGNATLLRIICQNKSMRNGPNALIASLALGDLIYIAIDIPINIYKLLVMRWPFADSVFGLFLCKLLPFLQKASVGITVLNLCALSVDRYRAVVSWSRVQGTGVPMVTAVEIVAIWVLSLVLAVPEAVGFNMVNFDYNNVTITTCMLEPRTPFLAFYREAKDWWLFGFYFCVPLICSVVFYGLMTCEMLRHQKGSLKVSLSEHLKQRREVAKAVFCLVLIFALCWFPLHLSRLLKKTIYRSHDARRCDFLNFLLVLDYFSINMATINSCINPIILFFVSKKFKNCFKSCLCCCFYSGPFSNSLMPLHHGTSLQYKHPEH, translated from the exons atgtgttcaggtgcatCAGATCAGGGTTCTGGAATGGGACCCAGATTCAGTTCCAGATCTACATCCAAGCCCTGGGTGTTTATCGCACAGCTGATTGTCTGGTGCTTGGTGTTCGCTCCTCCAGTCGGTTGCCACAGTAACTTCTCATCTCTATCAGATGTGATGAGGTCGGGCCTGTCTGATTTCCACAGCACCGACTCACCCCTGCCACCCGGAGCAGAGAATCAGATCCAGACCCCAGAGCGAGACCCACGTCTGGTGCAAGAGACCGTGAACAAGCCTCTGGTATCTCTGGACTCCCACAAGCTGAAGCACTCGAGCAAGTTGAGACACAAGCACGACAGAAATCCTCACCTGCCGTCCACCAACTCCTCTGTGGCCGCTCGCGAGCTCCCAGCGTCGCCCCCTAGATGTATCCATGTGACGTCAATAAACGTGGCCTTCAAGTACATCAACACGGTGATTTCCTGCGTGATCTTTGCTGTGGGGATCATTGGAAACGCCACCCTGCTGAGGATCATCtgccaaaacaaaagcatgagGAACGGACCCAACGCTCTCATCGCCAGCCTGGCCCTGGGAGACCTGATCTACATCGCCATCGACATCCCCATCAACATCTACAAG ctcctgGTGATGCGGTGGCCTTTTGCCGACAGTGTGTTCGGCCTCTTCCTCTGCAAACTGCTCCCCTTCCTGCAGAAAGCTTCGGTCGGCATCACCGTCCTCAACCTGTGTGCGCTAAGTGTGGACAG GTATCGTGCGGTGGTGTCCTGGTCGCGGGTACAGGGCACAGGTGTTCCCATGGTAACAGCGGTGGAGATAGTGGCGATCTGGGTGCTGTCCCTCGTGCTCGCCGTGCCGGAGGCGGTCGGCTTCAACATGGTCAACTTCGACTACAACAACGTTACCATTACGACCTGCATGCTGGAACCCAGGACGCCTTTTCTGgct TTCTACCGGGAAGCGAAGGACTGGTGGTTGTTTGGTTTCTACTTCTGCGTCCCTCTCATCTGTTCTGTGGTTTTCTACGGCCTGATGACCTGCGAGATGCTCCGACACCAGAAAGGAAGTCTGAAAGTCTCACTGAGCGAGCACCTcaaacag cgTAGAGAAGTAGCGAAAGCAGTTTTCTGTCTGGTGTTGATCTTCGCTCTGTGCTGGTTCCCACTGCATCTGAGTCGACTGCTGAAAAAAACCATCTATAGATCCCATGATGCTCGTCGCTGTGACTTCTTAAA TTTCCTGTTGGTGTTGGACTACTTCAGCATCAACATGGCCACCATCAACTCCTGCAtcaatcccatcatcctcttcTTCGTCTCCAAGAAGTTCAAAAACTGCTTCAAG tcctgtctgtgttgttgtttttattctggcCCTTTCTCTAACAGTTTGATGCCTCTCCACCATGGGACGAGTCTGCAGTACAAACACCCTGAACACTGA
- the LOC118102905 gene encoding endothelin-1 receptor isoform X2 yields the protein MCSGASDQGSGMGPRFSSRSTSKPWVFIAQLIVWCLVFAPPVGCHSNFSSLSDVMRSGLSDFHSTDSPLPPGAENQIQTPERDPRLVQETVNKPLVSLDSHKLKHSSKLRHKHDRNPHLPSTNSSVAARELPASPPRCIHVTSINVAFKYINTVISCVIFAVGIIGNATLLRIICQNKSMRNGPNALIASLALGDLIYIAIDIPINIYKLLVMRWPFADSVFGLFLCKLLPFLQKASVGITVLNLCALSVDRYRAVVSWSRVQGTGVPMVTAVEIVAIWVLSLVLAVPEAVGFNMVNFDYNNVTITTCMLEPRTPFLAFYREAKDWWLFGFYFCVPLICSVVFYGLMTCEMLRHQKGSLKVSLSEHLKQRREVAKAVFCLVLIFALCWFPLHLSRLLKKTIYRSHDARRCDFLNFLLVLDYFSINMATINSCINPIILFFVSKKFKNCFKFDASPPWDESAVQTP from the exons atgtgttcaggtgcatCAGATCAGGGTTCTGGAATGGGACCCAGATTCAGTTCCAGATCTACATCCAAGCCCTGGGTGTTTATCGCACAGCTGATTGTCTGGTGCTTGGTGTTCGCTCCTCCAGTCGGTTGCCACAGTAACTTCTCATCTCTATCAGATGTGATGAGGTCGGGCCTGTCTGATTTCCACAGCACCGACTCACCCCTGCCACCCGGAGCAGAGAATCAGATCCAGACCCCAGAGCGAGACCCACGTCTGGTGCAAGAGACCGTGAACAAGCCTCTGGTATCTCTGGACTCCCACAAGCTGAAGCACTCGAGCAAGTTGAGACACAAGCACGACAGAAATCCTCACCTGCCGTCCACCAACTCCTCTGTGGCCGCTCGCGAGCTCCCAGCGTCGCCCCCTAGATGTATCCATGTGACGTCAATAAACGTGGCCTTCAAGTACATCAACACGGTGATTTCCTGCGTGATCTTTGCTGTGGGGATCATTGGAAACGCCACCCTGCTGAGGATCATCtgccaaaacaaaagcatgagGAACGGACCCAACGCTCTCATCGCCAGCCTGGCCCTGGGAGACCTGATCTACATCGCCATCGACATCCCCATCAACATCTACAAG ctcctgGTGATGCGGTGGCCTTTTGCCGACAGTGTGTTCGGCCTCTTCCTCTGCAAACTGCTCCCCTTCCTGCAGAAAGCTTCGGTCGGCATCACCGTCCTCAACCTGTGTGCGCTAAGTGTGGACAG GTATCGTGCGGTGGTGTCCTGGTCGCGGGTACAGGGCACAGGTGTTCCCATGGTAACAGCGGTGGAGATAGTGGCGATCTGGGTGCTGTCCCTCGTGCTCGCCGTGCCGGAGGCGGTCGGCTTCAACATGGTCAACTTCGACTACAACAACGTTACCATTACGACCTGCATGCTGGAACCCAGGACGCCTTTTCTGgct TTCTACCGGGAAGCGAAGGACTGGTGGTTGTTTGGTTTCTACTTCTGCGTCCCTCTCATCTGTTCTGTGGTTTTCTACGGCCTGATGACCTGCGAGATGCTCCGACACCAGAAAGGAAGTCTGAAAGTCTCACTGAGCGAGCACCTcaaacag cgTAGAGAAGTAGCGAAAGCAGTTTTCTGTCTGGTGTTGATCTTCGCTCTGTGCTGGTTCCCACTGCATCTGAGTCGACTGCTGAAAAAAACCATCTATAGATCCCATGATGCTCGTCGCTGTGACTTCTTAAA TTTCCTGTTGGTGTTGGACTACTTCAGCATCAACATGGCCACCATCAACTCCTGCAtcaatcccatcatcctcttcTTCGTCTCCAAGAAGTTCAAAAACTGCTTCAAG TTTGATGCCTCTCCACCATGGGACGAGTCTGCAGTACAAACACCCTGA